From the genome of Corallococcus macrosporus DSM 14697:
TCCGAGGCCCAGCTCCTTCGCCACGCGCGCGAGGAAGCGGCGGCTGGCGCCCTGGCGAAACCGTGCGAAGGCGGGCCGCAGGAAGGGCCGCGCGGGCGTCTGCGTCACAACCACTCCGCGCCCTTGGCCGCTGCTGCGCGACTGGCCGGCCAGGCCGGCCTGGAGGAGCAGCGCGAAGAGGAAGCGCCGCATCTTCGGCGTCATGGGGATGACGACGGGCGGCCCGCCGTACTCCTGGAGCTGCGCCACGTCGACGAGGGAATCGCCGTCGGGCCCCTTCGCGGTGCGGGACACACCGATGAAAGCCTCGTCGCCCTCCACGACGACGGAGATGGAATTGCGCAGCGCCGCGGAGACGAGGAGGGCCTTCGTCCCGTTGAAACCAGCGAGCTGGCGCGCCGCCAGTGTGAGGGGCGAAGGCGGGCGGATGGGCTCACCACCAGGCGCCTGCTGGGTGAGGCCCTGCACCACCTCCTTGCGCAGGGCGTGCGCCTCCTGGCGCAGGGCCGTCTGCATCGCCCCTTCAAGGCGCGACGAGCCCGCCGCCAGCAGTTGGCGGGCCCGTGCCCAGTCTCCGGTGCGCGAGACGGCCATGTGCGTCTCAGCCCTTCTTCGCCCGCAGGTGGGGGACGTGCGAGTTGAGCCACTCGAGGGCCACGTGGGTGGCCTCACTCACCACCGCGCCGTGGCGGACGGACACGGAGGTGAGGGCCAGGGTGTGCGCGGCGACTTCCACATCCTCCGGCCGGCAGCCGTAGTGCTTGAGGCCCTCGGCCATGGGCCGCACGGCGGGCAGGGTGCCGTAGCGCCAGTAGTGCAGCTCCAGGTTGCAGGTGTACGCCTCGGCCTCGTACTTGGCCCGAGCGGCGGGGCTGGTGAGGTAGGCCAGCTCGTAGCTGGGCCCCTCCTCGTCATGCTGGACGGCGTGCTGGTGCTCGTGGACGCACACCACCACCTGGGCCCACAAGTCCCAGCCGCCCTTCGGCACGCCCACCTCGAAGGGCAGGTAGAGGGTGCGGCCCACGGTGGTGGCGTACTTCTCCAGGAAGCGCTGCCTGTCGAGGATGCCCATGCGCTGCAGCGCCTCGGCCGCAAGCTGCATTTCGAGGGAGTCGGCCTTGTTGGCCGTCTTGGTGCGGAAGCGCTCCTGCATGTACTTCCAGAAGGCCCACACCTCCGAGGGCTGGATGTCGCGCTGGAAGAGGCCGCCCACGCCGGGGAGGGACTGGAGGTAGCCCTTCACAGGACACCGCCTTCCTCGGCGCCCGCGTCCACGGTGTTGGGCAGGCAGGTGTGACCGGAGACGCCCTCCTCGTTGACGTAGGTGCAGGTGAAGGCCGCGCTGCTGTGCTCGCTGACCGCGTCGCAGTCGGCGAGCACCTGCCAGTTGCCGTCGCCGTTGCAGATTTCGGCGACGTTGCCGGCGCAGCGCGTGGACACCGGCGCGCAGCCGTCCGGTGCGCGGCAGCGGGTGAGGAGGGCGGTGGCGAGAAGGGAGGTGAGCAGAAGTGTTTTCACGTGAGTCCTCGGGCTTGGGGCCTGTCGTTGAAGGTGACGAGAAGGAGGTTTCGGCGAGGCCTCCGGCGGTGGAGGCCGAAGCCGATGGGGCGCGCCTCCGTCACGTACAGCCCTGGAGGCGTCCTCACGGCTTGCACGAGGGCGCCCGCGACGTCGTAGAGGCCCCCCAGCCTGTCGCTGGGGCGGATGAGGGCGTCGCCCGTGGCCGCGTCGACGAGGCCGAGGCGCTCCAAGTCGCGGAAGTGGAAGACGAGTTCGAAGCTCGTCCTGGGGCTGTTGCCGGAAGGAGTCATGCGCAATGACTCAAAGGCATCCGGCTCCACCTGGCAGGGGACACGCACAGGCGGAAATTCGCGACGGTAGGCTTCGGCCAGGCCGTCGTCGTCCGCGTCCTCGAGTACCGGCTCGCGGAAGTCCGCGTCGTACCCGCTGGCATGGAGGCCCGGGCCGGGGCCCGCCATGGTGGCGGTGTCCAAGCGGTGCAGCTCCGCGAGGAAAGGGAAGATGATCCTGCCCCTCATCAGGCCGCTCCGGGCAAGGAGGGCTTCACGTAGGGGGCGAGGAGGGTGTCCACCTCTGGCTCTCCAGTGAGTGGCCGCACCGAGGGGCGGACACTGTCGAGGCGATAGCTCTGCTCGCGCGTCCTCTCCTCCACCACGCGCCAGCGCGTGCGCTCCTCCAGGGAAGCCTCATCTGCCAGAGGCGAGAGGCTGCGCAGGACGAGGAGCATGCAGGCCCGGCGAATGGCGGGCGGCGTGCGCCCCTCGGGCGTCCCGTCCGCTTCGGTGTAGCCCCAGCGGGCGCCCACCGTGACGTTGCCCTCGCCGCGCGGGAAGACACGGCCATGGCGGAAGGTGAGGCGAGGCCCGTCGAAGCCTGCGCCTACCGGAGCGCCCACCACCACCAAGCGCTCCTTGGAGAAGGACACGTCCGCCCCGTACAGCGCCAGGCGGTAGAGGCGGATGGGTGGCACCGGCAGCCAGAGGGACGGGGTGCCGCGCCCGTCGAAGTGCAACGTCGCCGGGCGCGGCTCGAAGTGCCACCCCGTCACCTTGTCGATGGTGCGCGTCGCCTCTTCGAGGAGGACGGCCAGGCGGGTGTCGCCCGCCATGGCCGGTGTGACGCCCTCGGCGCGCATGTCGGCCACCATGGCGTACACGTCAGTCCTTCTCTCGCTTGGCGCGACGCGTGTCCTTCTCCTCGCTGGCCTTCGGGAGGTCCTCCGTCGTCAGCGTGCCGCCGGGCCGCGCCGCACTCAGCTTCAGCTCGTCGCTGGCGTTGCGCTTCACCTTGGCCTCATCGGCCTCGGCCGCGTCGATGGCCTTCGCTTCGGCGTCCGTGCTCACGTCGAAGGCGAGCGGCGAGTAGGCGTCGCCGGGCAACTGGCGCACCGTGCGCAGGTAGTCGGCCACCGGCTTCTCCACCCGGTACCACCCGCGTTCCTCTTGAAACTTGATGCCGGCATACGTGTAGCGCCGAAGCACGTGGCCGCGGCGCGCGTCGTAGGCCTTCAGTCGGACGAGATAGGTATTATCCATGGTGGTGGGCCTCACAACTGCACGTTGATGGCCTTGGCCGTGCCGGACTCCTCGGCGAACTTCGCGTCGAAGCGCAGCGTGGCCACCACCTTCAGCGTGCCCTCGGAGATGTCCCGCGCAGACTCGATGCGAATCTGCCGCCAGATGCCGACGTGGATGTTCTTCGGGTTGCACAGCAACACCGCGGTGCGGTCATTCGTCGCGCCGAGGTTCTCCGGCCAGAGGGGAATCGGCCGCAGCGGGACGCCCGAGTAGAGGACCGGCGCGTCGCCCTCGAGGAACTTGTCGCCGACAGCCGTGGCCCTCTCCGCCAGCGTGCTGCGGTAGTCCAGGTCCGCGTCGACGCTGGTAAGAGGAACCCCATGCTGCTCTTGTCGCGCAGGTGCTCCGAGGGCAGCGACTTGAGCAGGTCGCCGAGGACGTCCTTGGAGATGGGCGCGCCGGCCGCGTCCACGACGTTGCTGGTGGCCTGCTTCAGCACGCCGTCCAGCGTGGCGAGGAAGGGGTCGGCGGAGGCGGTGTCCCCGTTGACGAGGATCTCCTCCATGTCGCGGCTGATGGCGTCCGCCATCATCTCCATGAGCGTCTGGCGCAGCTCGCCGCGCTCGATGCTGTCTTCGAGCACTTCGTCGCTGAGCCTGACTTCGCCCTTGAAGAGCTTGGCGTCCAGCTCCACCTGGGAGAGGTCCGGCTTCACGCGCTGGGCAGCGGGGACGGCGGTGGCCTCCTGACCGGGACGGAGGATGCGGCTGCCGAACTTCAGCTTGGAGAACTGCTGCTTGGGCGCCGCCATGGGGACGACGGTGCACTGCTGCAGCAGGACGGACTGCTTGATGAGCAGGCGCATGAACTTCTGCGCCTGGGCGGGCTGGAGGATGCCGCCGCCGGCCGTGAGGTCGGCGAGGGCCAGGTCCGCCTTGGCCAAGAGGGTGCTGTTGTCGAGACGGCTCATGGGGATTCCTTCGGCGTTGAGGCTTCCTGGTGGCGGGTGGGGACGTTCATCCGACGTCGTGGAAGGAGAGGGCCTTGTCGACGCTCTCCCGGTTGAGGGGCTTGTTGAGGTCGAGGGGCCAACCGACGTCCTCTACGGTGGGCTTGGGCGGACGCTCCGCGGGGGCGCTGCTGTTGGGCAGGCCGAACTGCTTCTCCACTCGGCCCAGGCGCTGGTGCTGCTCCTTCACACTGCCCTCCAGCGCGCGGACGGCGTCGGTGAGCTTCGTCAGTCCTTCCATGACGCCGGAGGAGTCGGGGCTCGGTGCGGGCGGAGCCGGCTGAGGAGCCGGCGCGGCGTTGGCGGCCTTGGCGCGCGCCTCGACGTCCTCCTCGTCCTCGGAGTCGTCTTCGTCCTCTTCCAGTGCGTCGGCGAGCGCGCGCAGGTGCTGGGCCACCTCCACCACGCGCACGCCGTCGATGCCGTCCGTGGACGTCAGCGCTTCGACGAGGGCCGTCACTGCCTCAAGGGCCTGCTGGGCGGAGGCGAGGACGGTGTCCTCGGCCTTGGAGGTGTCCGAGGTGGTGGGGCTGGCGCCCTCGGCCGGCGTGGAGTCCTGGGGAGCGTCGTGCATGTCGTCTCTCTTCACGAGGAGGAAGCGGTGCTTGTTGGCGGCCCTGTCCACGAGGGACACCTCCTCCACCACCATGTCGACGAGGCGGTGGACGGGCGCGGAGCCTTGGGTGGTGCTCGTCATGCGGCCTCCGGCTGGGAGTCAGCGGCAGGTGTTTCGGAAGGGGGGGGCTCGGTAGGGGGCGATGCCTCGGGGAGGCGGCGCGCGGTGCCGCCAATGGAGAAGCCCGTCAGTTGCCCGTCCTTCACCCGGCCCCAGAGCTCGTCGGAGAGGACGCGCACGGCGAGAAGCCAGGTGCCCTTGCGCACCGGCACTTCGCCCAGGTTGAAGTCGACGGGGGCCAGGTAGCTCTCCAGCACCTTCACGTGCCCGTTGACGCGCATCTGGTGCATGAGCCCCAGGCCGCCGAACTCCTCCATGAAGCGGTGTGCCGCCTGACGAATCTCCGCGGCGGAGTAGATGTCGCCCTGCGCGTCCACCGTCTCCGGCTCCAGGACGACGCCCAGGACGTACCGCTCGTCGTCGGGCTCGACGCCCTTGAGGAGCGGCTTCGTCGCGAGGAAGGAGGCGGTGTCGGGCGACTCCTCCGGCTGCCAGTCGTCCACCGTGAAGTCCGGGCCACCCTCCAGCGCCTTCGCGGCGGGCTGGTAGTTGGAGACGAGGAGCTGCGTCAGCACGGAGGAGCCGCCCACGCCGCGCATGGCGGCGATGGTGCGAGGCGTCCGGATGCGCTTCACCACGAAGCCGGAGCCCTTCAGCATCCCGGGCAGCTTGCCCCGGATGCCGTACGTCATGAGCCAGCGGCCCTTCAGCGACTTGAGGACGCCGTAGAAGCGCTCCTCGTCGAAGTCGCCCTCACCGACGTCGACGTTGTACCCAGGGTACGGAGGGTCGAGAAAGAGGACGGTGTCCTTCCCGTCGTACTTGCGGACCACCTTCTCGTAGTCGCCGCCGTACACCTTCACGCGCTTGAGGCGGGGGGCGTGCTGCTCGATGCGGGCGAGCGTCTTCGCCTCGACGCCCATGCCGTTGGGGCTGACGCTGCGACCGCGCAGCTTCCCGTAGGAGAAGTGCGTCAGGTAGAGGAAGCGGTGCAGGCGCTCCACGTCCCCCTTCGGCTTGGAATCGAAGAGGCTCTTGAAGGTCTTCTCGTCGCCGACCCACGGCAGCTTCTTCAGCTTGGCGA
Proteins encoded in this window:
- a CDS encoding phage major capsid protein, with protein sequence MSRLDNSTLLAKADLALADLTAGGGILQPAQAQKFMRLLIKQSVLLQQCTVVPMAAPKQQFSKLKFGSRILRPGQEATAVPAAQRVKPDLSQVELDAKLFKGEVRLSDEVLEDSIERGELRQTLMEMMADAISRDMEEILVNGDTASADPFLATLDGVLKQATSNVVDAAGAPISKDVLGDLLKSLPSEHLRDKSSMGFLLPASTRTWTTAARWRRGPRLSATSSSRATRRSSTRASRCGRFPSGRRTSARRMTAPRCCCATRRTSTSASGGRFASSLRGTSPRAR
- a CDS encoding XkdF-like putative serine protease domain-containing protein, with translation MGDALTKALARARHVLESLQGEPVEKTIWGSPAGKKRLAKRLVAMLPAHKTYVEPFAGSAAVLFEKAPSDVEAINDADPEIADAYRLLQKLTPAGLAKLKKLPWVGDEKTFKSLFDSKPKGDVERLHRFLYLTHFSYGKLRGRSVSPNGMGVEAKTLARIEQHAPRLKRVKVYGGDYEKVVRKYDGKDTVLFLDPPYPGYNVDVGEGDFDEERFYGVLKSLKGRWLMTYGIRGKLPGMLKGSGFVVKRIRTPRTIAAMRGVGGSSVLTQLLVSNYQPAAKALEGGPDFTVDDWQPEESPDTASFLATKPLLKGVEPDDERYVLGVVLEPETVDAQGDIYSAAEIRQAAHRFMEEFGGLGLMHQMRVNGHVKVLESYLAPVDFNLGEVPVRKGTWLLAVRVLSDELWGRVKDGQLTGFSIGGTARRLPEASPPTEPPPSETPAADSQPEAA